The window GCCTCTATGCTTATGGAGAAGGCagaacaacaaaaaaagcCAGAAACATGCAGTTTAACGGCATTCCTGTTGTGTTTTTACCTGGGAATGCCGGATCACATCACCAAGGTTCAGCCTGGCATTAAGAGAAATCACTAAACATTAAATAACTCACATTTCAGTACGCTCTCTGGCTTCGGTAGCCCTGCGCAAGGCATTAAATTCAGGAACTACGTTTCATTTTGACTATTTTACTATAGACCTAAATTCGGAGTTTAGCGCCTTTTATGGCCCGATTCTCTATGAACAATTGCAGTATGTTTTAAGCTCCATCGAAAAGGTTTTGGAGTTATACAAGAATGACTCCAGGAGGCCTCGGCGAGTGGTGCTAATTGGTCATTCAGTGGTAGTTTTATTAAATGGCAGCTTTGCCTGTACtataaaatgacaattttaggGTGGGATTGTAGCCAAAAATGCCATAGCAACTTTAGTCAAACAGAATAAGCACTTAGtgtcaatttttattgctcTGGCATCGCCCCTTGCTCGGGAGCCTGTTTACTTTGATAGATATGCAAGCAGTTTTTATGCCAGCAGTTCCTTCAATCAAACCAACATTACCTCAGTCAGCATTGCAGGGGGGTACAGTGATATTCTGGTGCCTACTTATTTGACCATTAATCAAGACAGTATTAATTTGGTGGTATTAACTGGCGAACAGTTGGGTAATTAAGCGTCcaaggatttttttgttgtaggCCACTAATATTGCTAAATGTTGGGTAGAGTCCAACCACGTCCAGATTCTATGGTGCAAACAATTAGTGTTAGCAATTAACCGAGCATTATTTGACAGTGTTGATAGaaattcaaatcaaatatCAACAGATTCAAACTTTGTTCAGAAAGTCTTTCGACACCATCTTACTCATGTATGTCTGAAAAGGCTCTATTTTTgacacttcaatttttttctcataattaTTCAGAATAGTGGTTCATACGTCGATTTAACTGGTGCTACAGAGAAGCTGataaaaatcgattataaAGGGGATTGGATTGAAAACATACAGCGCCACTACACAATAGATTTGAAGGAGGGGCTGAAACAACCTCAATGGTACATGGTGGGGCTTACTTTGCAAGCCCCCTATCAAAAGCTCTCAGTGCTGGCCATAAACTTGGAGGTTACTGATTGGGTTTTTGCCTGCAGTGCTGCTTACCCAAACAAAGCGAGTAGAGTTTGGTAGGTACTTTGCTTTTCTTAGTACTGAGACTTAAGTTTACCTACAAACTTTTAGTGTTGAGGCTAAACACTTGACTCAGTACTCAGAAATAGCCCCTTCAAATAGGCACAAAAGAAGGCTGCTGACGGTCGATTTACATGAGATAAAGCGGCGTAATAGGGAGTTTACCCATGTGGTGTTTAGGGCTCTGCCCACAGACGACCATGTAACGgactaaaactgaaattaattcaattcatatacctaaatttttcagttaatttttcatGTGGATACTTACAGCGAAGATGAACGGGAGGCCACAGTGTCTCTACCCAAATTTAGCTTTCAGAAACGTTTGTTGCAACGAACGCCAGAGAAAGCTGTAGTATTTAACCTGATATTCCCAGAATTAGAAGACCCATTGCAGATTTACCAGCTGTATTTAGAGCCCGTTCAATGTGACTCTAAAGAGCACCACTCGACTGCCAGTCTTATAACTCCATGGGCAAACGAGAGCGTTCACATGCACTTCACGTAAGATGTTCCTATGTCAGAAGAGCGATTATACGATAAATAACTTCCAGGGAGCTGCTGAATAAGCCGTTCATTTTAAGGGTGCAGAATCCTAAACCTGCGGGCGGAGAAAGCGTTAGGGTCCAGCTAACACTAGAGCCTTCCTGCGTTTATGCAATAAGGTAGTATTAAacctttaaagaaaaaactgttttatcgAGAGGTTTTTAGTGTGAGGCTCCACATCATAGGAGTTTTCGGTCAATTGGCTCGTCACTACTCTCCCTTCATAATATCTACATGCGCCACGGTGTTTCTTTTAGCGTTCCAAAGTCAAGTAAATGTTGTGGGGCGCACCAAGAGAGTGCCCATATTTTTCTCCTCTTTGGTCGTCGGTTTGAAGGAGATATGGCTTGTCGCCGCCGCTTTTCTGGTCTCTTTGACGTGGTATATTCAAACAAGCCCTTGACTTGATTGCTGATTTATCCTGGATTTGTGTTTAGCAAGAGATATTTACCAGAACCAGAATTTTACATCTCCGAAAATGCCATTTACACGGTAATAGCCATGACAATAATGATTATGGTTTCATATAGcctgattttcattttactgGCCGCATACTGTTTCTCGCTATTTGCCTTAGAGTCCACAGCGCACAAACTCGCCCTGAAGTATAATCTCCCCTCGTcatttcttgacaaaatgacGAACTCAAGTTTTTCAGACTTTTGGCCAAGAGTGTAACTTTAACGTTTCGCTTCTCCGACTACTTCGTCACGTTCCTGCACAAAATGCCTTTTCTGGTGGCTGCAACCTTAATCGCCCTGTGTTTCACCGCCTGCGGGGGTTTGGCCCTGTGCGTGGGACTGCTGTTCTACTTCTTAAAGGTACAATCTTGATATAACGCAGgatttattttgaagaaatatttcagCTCACCCAGATGTCTCAAGAGTATGTGGAACAAGTGGCGTGGTTTATTTTGGGGAGCTTGGCGAGGAAAATTCGGCGGCTGCTTTCGAAGCGAAACGAAGGACTTAAAGAGGCGACGGAGAGCACAGGACTGGaagaaaaatcattgaaaagTACTTTAACGTCAGAGCGAAACGATGTTTCTTCTGATGAAAGAGTCGAAAATAGCGATTTAGAGACTGCTGCAGACGGCCATGAAGGTGCCTCAGAAGAGACTGAAGTCGAAGAGAACAAAGAGATTGATGCGAGACCTTTGGAGGATCTAACTGAATcaaacaattcaatttttttccattcttcaaTGTTCGTCATCTGGGCCTTTGTTGCCGCGTTAAATGTGCCTGCGGTCCTAACTTGGGCTCATAATTTTAAGTGAGTCTTTAAGCTCTCTTTACCAAACTTACTTTCAACCTAAACTGTCTGTCCAATTTACTTAGGTATAGCAGAAATTTATCGCCTGACGAGTCCCTATTGCCAGGCCTCATCTTCAGCATAGGAGCCTTCTTTTTATGGCAGTTTGATCTCCCTAGAGTGGACAGGTAGGTGGACCTCTCGATATTACTGGATTAAACAATCACTCCAGCCTATTTCAGACGGTTCAGCTCGGTTTTACGAGTGATTATTTTGACGCTGGTTCCTATAAGTTTCCTCTATGGGGCCGTTTCGGTTTACCGCATAAATTACATGCTTACGTTCTTGTTTGCGCTAGTTTTGCTCCAACAGTTTGCCCCTAAAGTGGCAACCGAAATTGGGGAAGCTACGGATGACGCTAGAAAAAGAGATGCCCACGAGAGATATGAcgatattaagaaaaaaattgattgatatTCGCCTTTTTGTATGTAACTAGCAGTAATATACTAAATGAGGTGTTGCGTGGTATTAGGTTTGTGTTCATTATACTACAGCATTTGAAAAGGGGCATGCGGAAAGGCAAAGCATCAAAACTTCCGCTCTCGCTTAAGAAACGAGGATTTCGAGTCACCTGCAATGGGTGCCTAATGCGAACTGCTGCttcatcaatttatttttacttacagcgtagaaaaaagaattatatatcttataaaataaaattatccaTTAAGCTTAATTACAATCAATTAATGTAACAGTTCCTTTTTCAGTCTAGTGCCATACATAACATTTCATTATCATGAAGAGAATGGATGATTTAACGGGGCGCTAtggtacaaaaaaaaaaaattcgtgaaaCCCTCTAACACTTCAATAAAATGTCAATACAGTTTTCTATTACTTAAGCCAcactaaa is drawn from Euwallacea fornicatus isolate EFF26 chromosome 7, ASM4011564v1, whole genome shotgun sequence and contains these coding sequences:
- the PGAP1 gene encoding GPI inositol-deacylase, yielding MKNIIVYFLISLLATLFYIAGLVFFLTDHERNDKCEMTYMFEYPQYVRIHHELDELYPKYGLYAYGEGRTTKKARNMQFNGIPVVFLPGNAGSHHQVRSLASVALRKALNSGTTFHFDYFTIDLNSEFSAFYGPILYEQLQYVLSSIEKVLELYKNDSRRPRRVVLIGHSVGGIVAKNAIATLVKQNKHLVSIFIALASPLAREPVYFDRYASSFYASSSFNQTNITSVSIAGGYSDILVPTYLTINQDSINLVATNIAKCWVESNHVQILWCKQLVLAINRALFDSVDRNSNQISTDSNFVQKVFRHHLTHNSGSYVDLTGATEKLIKIDYKGDWIENIQRHYTIDLKEGLKQPQWYMVGLTLQAPYQKLSVLAINLEVTDWVFACSAAYPNKASRVCVEAKHLTQYSEIAPSNRHKRRLLTVDLHEIKRRNREFTHVVFRALPTDDHLIFHVDTYSEDEREATVSLPKFSFQKRLLQRTPEKAVVFNLIFPELEDPLQIYQLYLEPVQCDSKEHHSTASLITPWANESVHMHFTELLNKPFILRVQNPKPAGGESVRVQLTLEPSCVYAISVRLHIIGVFGQLARHYSPFIISTCATVFLLAFQSQVNVVGRTKRVPIFFSSLVVGLKEIWLVAAAFLVSLTCKRYLPEPEFYISENAIYTVIAMTIMIMVSYSLIFILLAAYCFSLFALESTAHKLALKLLAKSVTLTFRFSDYFVTFLHKMPFLVAATLIALCFTACGGLALCVGLLFYFLKLTQMSQEYVEQVAWFILGSLARKIRRLLSKRNEGLKEATESTGLEEKSLKSTLTSERNDVSSDERVENSDLETAADGHEGASEETEVEENKEIDARPLEDLTESNNSIFFHSSMFVIWAFVAALNVPAVLTWAHNFKYSRNLSPDESLLPGLIFSIGAFFLWQFDLPRVDRRFSSVLRVIILTLVPISFLYGAVSVYRINYMLTFLFALVLLQQFAPKVATEIGEATDDARKRDAHERYDDIKKKID